The sequence below is a genomic window from Zhongshania aliphaticivorans.
AACTCGGGGGCATCCAGCATAGCCAAACGGTAGAAAAGCGCTTCCGCTTCCGTTATTGGCGCTGGGGCCAAAGTTTGTGATTGGAGACTCATCTCCCTTACATCACTCCATTCGCTCCAATTTCGCTTCTCTTCATCACGAGATAATGGCCTGCGTTTCTGAACAACAATCTCGTCGGCACAATAGCGAAAACTGCGCTGACGATTTTTATTACCAGAGCGAAGTGCAGAGTTTTGAATGACACTACTGTCTGAAGTCATGATAGTAGATGTTTCAGTATGGCGGCCGAGCACCTCAGTAGTCACCCCAAGCTCTACGAGATTTAAGATATCCTCAGGAATCGCGCAGCTTGCAGTACTCGGAATCAGCCTCTTTTGCGCTTCATCCCTTAATATGTGCTGCAAGTGAACATCGAGTTCCAATGAAACAAATAATGCTTTGGCAGAGTATTGCAGCCTCGACCAGGGAAGAATGGGATCCCCATCGCCTTTTGACAAAGAGCTTTCTGCTTGGGCCATCGTAGTTGACCCTAGAACACATAGAACAATGGTATGAAATGTTAGTTTCGAATTCCGCTTCATGCTAACCCCGTGGCGTTGCCAAATTCACATGCAGAATTTCATATTATTAATATTCACTGAATACTGTACACACTCGTCGTCATACCACTGAGAGAAGAATACGTGCTGCAAAAATATTGGCACACGACGAGTTCTAGCCTTTTGACTTCATGCAGAGAGCCCGGTAATCCGCACAAAATCACTATAAATATTATTTCTATTTCAGACAGAACGTAGCGAGATAGTGACTAATTCATTATTGAAATTTCAAAAACTACTCATCGCCAACTCACCACTCCGCCCTTCTATCTCCGCCCATGTAATGGGAAGCATCGGAATTTCCCGATCAGAGAGATAAGCATGCCGTTCGGCGAGTGTTTGGAACTGCTGTTCACCAGCAATGAGGTATTGTATTAGCTGATCCATTGCGGGCAGCAGCTTCATCCCTTCCATTTCGGCATGCAGGGTATACACGTGACCGTACTCATTGGCCTTTAAGCTATGCTGAAAGAGGCATTCCGCTATATTGGTACCACTTATGCCGTTGGCACCAAGTAACTCATCCATGGTCGGCAATGTAGTGGGGATCTGCATGCAAGAGCTTGTCGCGGCTAAGGTCTGCGGAAAAAATGGGGTATCACCACGGGTATCACTTGCGTATGTAAAGCCCAATTCCGCCTCCAAGTGCGGCACAAAATCGTTTAGCTGCCAGCCAGCCGCACCTATTGTGGTGGGTTTACAACCAAGATACTGGTCGAAGGCCTGCATTGCCAAGTTCAACTGATTACGAGTCCAGTCTTCACCCTGATTGCGGACATTGTCTTGCCAGCGCACGTGATCGTAGCAATGTACGCCAACCTCGTGCCCCGCATCGACGACCGAACGCATAATTTGCTCAGTGTTTTTTGCGATGTGAGGGCCAGGCAGCAGAACCCCATATAACAACGTCTTTAAACCGTAGTGTTCCAGTACTGAGGTTCTCGCTACTTTACTGAAAAACCCCGGCCTGAAAATACGCTTCAGTGCACGGCCAGTATTATCTGGGCCAAGGCTGAACAGAAATGTGGCTTTAATATCATATTTAGCGAACAAGGCAAGCAGTCGTGGCACGCCTTCACGTGTACCACGATAGGTGTCAACATCTACCTTTAATACTATCGACATAGGCTTCTCATCAGAATATTCGCGTTAGGCCACAAGCTTCTCAGCTTCGCCAACTTCATGCCGGTAAGCTTCGAATATAGCCCGCAGTTAACGTGGGGACATCGTTCATTGCTCTCGCTTAATCTGTCGCGAAACTCGGTGCGTCGACCGATTCTGTTGATCGAGGTTGTTTTTGACGCTCGTATAACGAATGGGGGGTTACTATCAGCGCAATGCAATTCGCTACGAGCCAGCACAAAATCATAGATGTTAATGTGTGACTGAAGAAATGGTGACCTAGCAGCATTTTATACATACCCATCGTCCACCCCGCTAATAGCGCTACGGCCAACATTTGGCGGCGACGGCGTCGGGATTGAGGTAAAAAGTACAAAGCCAAAAGTGCAAAGCCACCGCTGGCGTGTCCTGCAGGAAAGCAACGTTGCTGCTTGGCCGGCTTTTTCCCGGCCGGGTAGCGTTCAAACAGTCGAATATATGGCGTGTCGCCACCGTATTGAGTGAGGTCATACGGGCAGGCAACATTAGTGGTGCCTTTTAATGATGACACTACTGAAGGGCCAAGTGGAAGTGTCAGCATTACGATTAGCAAACCGCTGTGGTATTTCTGAATTAGAGTGTGTTTTCGGAAAAACAATAAGCTGACCAGTAGAGAAAGCTCAAGAATTCCCAGTATTTTTTTAGGCGCGTCGTAGAGCAATATATGTCGCCAGGGATGGCCCTCGATGCTCAACGCCCAGCTTTGCCGGCTAAAATCATAAAAAAAACTCTGTACCCACAAATCCAAGTCGCTGAATTCAAAATACAGCGTGACAATAAAAAGAGCTAACAGAGAATATAGAATTTGTTTCGCCGGAGACATTATAAATTCCTTTGTCTTTTTCATGATTTACCGTCGCAACAATAGGTATATTAACGTCAGTGTTGGTAAGGTACTCTTTAAAGCCACGTAGTAAGGCTGAATGAAATGGATTATAGCGATTAAAGCTTAATATCTACTGAGGAATATTTAGAAGACTAAAAATCAATAGCACTCTCAAACTAACCTTCTAAATGAATTTATTGCCTGAGTCGAGATGAGCAATTTTGCACGTCGAGATAGTCAAGCTCAGGATTGAAAACCCGCGAAATCTCATTTAAATCAGCAGGCAAGCCCGCTCAAGCGTGCTACACCAGGCCCTAGCATGTTCAAGTGACCCTAAG
It includes:
- a CDS encoding polysaccharide deacetylase family protein; protein product: MSIVLKVDVDTYRGTREGVPRLLALFAKYDIKATFLFSLGPDNTGRALKRIFRPGFFSKVARTSVLEHYGLKTLLYGVLLPGPHIAKNTEQIMRSVVDAGHEVGVHCYDHVRWQDNVRNQGEDWTRNQLNLAMQAFDQYLGCKPTTIGAAGWQLNDFVPHLEAELGFTYASDTRGDTPFFPQTLAATSSCMQIPTTLPTMDELLGANGISGTNIAECLFQHSLKANEYGHVYTLHAEMEGMKLLPAMDQLIQYLIAGEQQFQTLAERHAYLSDREIPMLPITWAEIEGRSGELAMSSF
- a CDS encoding phosphatase PAP2 family protein translates to MSPAKQILYSLLALFIVTLYFEFSDLDLWVQSFFYDFSRQSWALSIEGHPWRHILLYDAPKKILGILELSLLVSLLFFRKHTLIQKYHSGLLIVMLTLPLGPSVVSSLKGTTNVACPYDLTQYGGDTPYIRLFERYPAGKKPAKQQRCFPAGHASGGFALLALYFLPQSRRRRRQMLAVALLAGWTMGMYKMLLGHHFFSHTLTSMILCWLVANCIALIVTPHSLYERQKQPRSTESVDAPSFATD